The following proteins are encoded in a genomic region of Necator americanus strain Aroian chromosome II, whole genome shotgun sequence:
- a CDS encoding hypothetical protein (NECATOR_CHRII.G4584.T1) → MRFPATICMTSFSLLQLGMITERAVALWKRKRYENHGKIVGYSIAACCMITSVLLTTWTLIQMNLHMQTVYCSAGTAETAFRVRTLSFILCGIDLTTLSATAIVFILNEVAVRRKIFDLQSSYQLSENANVIRVISPLSVFQSVCHASFCISNAVISTFESKLSIVTYRTLFAGTYIIPYYTLVAPILLLLTLKWFHQKRVTKLKVLSVDRKRDKDMFFRENVTNYKIVTTAIEQKETYT, encoded by the exons ATGCGATTTCCGGCAACAATTTGCATGACATCGTTTTCCTTGCTACAG cTCGGTATGATCACCGAACGCGCAGTTGCTTTATGGAAACGAAAACGCTacgaaaatcatggaaaaattGTTGGGTACTCTATTGCTGCTTGTTGC atGATCACATCCGTCTTATTGACAACATGGACTTTAATACAAATGAATCTTCACATGCAGACTGTATATTGTTCTGCTGGTACTGCTGAAACGGCGTTTAGAGTGAGaactttatcgtttattttatGTGGCATCGATCTAACTACATTATCAGCCACTGCTATTGTATTTATATTGAACGAGGTTGCGGTAAGACG CAAGATTTTCGATCTACAGTCATCCTATCAACTTAGTGAGAACGCCAACGTTATTCGAGTTATTTCACCATTGTCAGTGTTTCAATCCGTTTGCCATGCATCGTTTTGTATATCAAATGCCGTGATCTCAACATTCGAAAGCAAACTCTCTATTGTTACATATAGGACATTATTTGCAGGCACATAT atcatACCTTATTACACATTGGTTGCGCCAATTCTGTTGCTGTTGACGTTAAAGTGGTTTCACCAGAAGCGAGTAACAAAGTTAAAAGTGCTATCCGTTGATAGAAAACGTGATAAAGACAT GTTTTTCCGTGAAAATGTGACAAACTACAAAATTGTGACAACTGCaatcgaacaaaaagaaacctaTACATAG
- a CDS encoding hypothetical protein (NECATOR_CHRII.G4584.T2), protein MITERAVALWKRKRYENHGKIVGYSIAACCMITSVLLTTWTLIQMNLHMQTVYCSAGTAETAFRVRTLSFILCGIDLTTLSATAIVFILNEVAVRRKIFDLQSSYQLSENANVIRVISPLHIYHTLLHIGCANSVAVDVKVVSPEASNKVKSAIR, encoded by the exons ATGATCACCGAACGCGCAGTTGCTTTATGGAAACGAAAACGCTacgaaaatcatggaaaaattGTTGGGTACTCTATTGCTGCTTGTTGC atGATCACATCCGTCTTATTGACAACATGGACTTTAATACAAATGAATCTTCACATGCAGACTGTATATTGTTCTGCTGGTACTGCTGAAACGGCGTTTAGAGTGAGaactttatcgtttattttatGTGGCATCGATCTAACTACATTATCAGCCACTGCTATTGTATTTATATTGAACGAGGTTGCGGTAAGACG CAAGATTTTCGATCTACAGTCATCCTATCAACTTAGTGAGAACGCCAACGTTATTCGAGTTATTTCACCATT GCACATAT atcatACCTTATTACACATTGGTTGCGCCAATTCTGTTGCTGTTGACGTTAAAGTGGTTTCACCAGAAGCGAGTAACAAAGTTAAAAGTGCTATCCGTTGA